The Bacteroidota bacterium genome contains the following window.
TTTACTTGGCGATACCATTGTTGGAGGTAGCGCTCATCCAATTACTGTCTACAGGGATACTTCTTTAATAATTGGTATTCAATGGCGAAATGTAGAATTTCCCGTAGATGAAGGTTTTAGCGAAGTGATAATAACAGATACGACTGGAAATATTTTAAAACGAAGATTATTGCTATCTGAAAATACTATTCCGATTGGTATTATAACAACTTTTGATAACAAGATACTTATCACAGGCACTTATAATCTTTTTCACATTTACCTTTGGAAACTCAATTCAGATTTAGAAGACGATACCCTATACACTCAGCCCTTTACTTACGACAGTCTTTGTCCATACCCGATCCCTTCTGATACCGTCGATTTAAACTGTGGCGTGTATGTTTCGATAGATGAAATACCGCTGAAAGAGGATTATGATAAGGCGATGAAGGTCTATCCAAATCCTGTTGCAACCATTATCAATTTTGAGTTTAAAGATTTGAAAACCGATGCTGTTTTAAGTGTCTATGACAATTATTGCAGGCTGGTGGATGATATTGAGATACCGGCATATACAAAGAAAATACAAACCGATATTACGGCTTATCCGGCAGGTTTGTACCTGGCTGTTCTTAAAAGTTCTAAAAATATCCTCGCCAAAGAAAAATTTATGGTGGGGAGATAAATACCATCATGAAACAGGCTATATATAAAGAAGATGTCCTGCCAATTACCATGATACGGGATGTGTTTACAGCTAATCCACAATCGGCCAAGTCGCAGGAGGTGCTTAAGTCGCTGGACAATCGTTTTGATCCAATGCCCGATTACATGATGACGGAGATTATGCAGGGACGGGACTATCTCGGAGCAAAAGAAGTTCTTGAATCACGGCTGGGTTACTGGCAACAGTTGCGTGCAAGAGCTAAAAATCAACTGATACGAAAATTTCTTTCAGATACAACCCTACTTGATCCATATGATAGCTTGATAGCTTTGTATGAAGATGAAACAGATCTTCAGTCAAAATACAGGTTAGCCTTCTGCTATTTTAACAATGAACAGGCAGAACAAGCGCTAAATGTATTGGATGAGATTCCTGCCACATACGAATTAAACACCTACCAAACTGCTATACACCAGGATTTTGCAGATTATTTCAATGTTTTAAAAAGGATGAATGACAGTACCTGGAGTATAAGGCAATTAGATTCATTATCTATTAATACATTGCAAGAAATAATGAATCATGCGTATCCATTGATCAGTGGTTATGCACGGGGATTACTTGTGAAAGGCAGGTTCATTAATTATATCGAACAGGTTTATTTCCCTCCAAATACTAAATCTTATCCTGAATATCATTTCACACCTCACGAAGTAAATGTTGAAAAAGAAGATCATTTGAAATTATTCCCTAATCCTGCCTGGGATTATGTGATCGTTTATTTTAATACTTCTGAGTATGAAATTAATGGTAAATTGCTTATGTTTGATGTCAATGGCAAGTTGATCAAAACCATGATACTTTCGGATAATTTTAATCAATTAACTGTTTCATTAAAAAATCTTCCTAATGGAATTTATATGATAAGTTTATTTGTGAGAGATAATCTGATAGAGAGTAAAAAAATCACCAAAGTCGGGAATAAGTAAAATGATTTAATGAAAGAAAAAATAAAGTATTTTATATTGAGGGGATTAATAACATTATTATTATTAATTGTTTCAAATATTATCTATGGACAGGAATGGCCGAAAATTTATGGGGGTAATACTTCGTCTTATGTTCGAGGTATTAAAAATGACTATGATCATGGCTATCTGATAGCAGGTTATCTT
Protein-coding sequences here:
- a CDS encoding T9SS type A sorting domain-containing protein codes for the protein LLGDTIVGGSAHPITVYRDTSLIIGIQWRNVEFPVDEGFSEVIITDTTGNILKRRLLLSENTIPIGIITTFDNKILITGTYNLFHIYLWKLNSDLEDDTLYTQPFTYDSLCPYPIPSDTVDLNCGVYVSIDEIPLKEDYDKAMKVYPNPVATIINFEFKDLKTDAVLSVYDNYCRLVDDIEIPAYTKKIQTDITAYPAGLYLAVLKSSKNILAKEKFMVGR
- a CDS encoding T9SS type A sorting domain-containing protein gives rise to the protein MKQAIYKEDVLPITMIRDVFTANPQSAKSQEVLKSLDNRFDPMPDYMMTEIMQGRDYLGAKEVLESRLGYWQQLRARAKNQLIRKFLSDTTLLDPYDSLIALYEDETDLQSKYRLAFCYFNNEQAEQALNVLDEIPATYELNTYQTAIHQDFADYFNVLKRMNDSTWSIRQLDSLSINTLQEIMNHAYPLISGYARGLLVKGRFINYIEQVYFPPNTKSYPEYHFTPHEVNVEKEDHLKLFPNPAWDYVIVYFNTSEYEINGKLLMFDVNGKLIKTMILSDNFNQLTVSLKNLPNGIYMISLFVRDNLIESKKITKVGNK